Proteins encoded within one genomic window of Candidatus Bathyarchaeum sp.:
- a CDS encoding helix-turn-helix transcriptional regulator encodes MCETQKQTCICPLKGVIDLISKKWALLIINALGNCGKLRFNQIMETLDGISPKTLSDTLKELQNEQLIKRESFAEIPPRVEYSLTTDGIELRKSIIPLLEWTANRSGINKERCEQCPPKMRTRYSIVGEKDD; translated from the coding sequence ATGTGCGAAACCCAAAAACAAACCTGCATCTGCCCCCTGAAAGGCGTTATTGATTTAATCAGCAAAAAATGGGCACTGTTAATTATTAACGCCTTAGGCAACTGTGGAAAACTGCGTTTTAACCAAATAATGGAAACCCTAGACGGAATCAGCCCCAAAACCTTGTCTGACACTTTAAAGGAACTGCAAAATGAACAGTTAATCAAGCGAGAATCCTTTGCTGAGATACCGCCACGGGTAGAATATTCACTAACAACTGATGGCATTGAACTCAGAAAGTCTATTATACCGCTTTTAGAATGGACTGCAAACAGAAGCGGCATTAACAAAGAGCGGTGCGAGCAGTGTCCGCCCAAAATGCGCACACGATACAGCATTGTAGGTGAAAAAGATGATTGA